The following is a genomic window from Hymenobacter gelipurpurascens.
GAATTGGGCACCTCTACGCTTCTGCTTGCACCTGATAACTAGTTTAATTTCAGCTTTTTCTACTAGACCCAATCCGCACGCAAATCCACTTCGTAGCTTTTTTCATCACGGATTTATCTCACCTAAACTCCTAAAAATGAAAAACAAGCTCTACTTCGGCCAGCTCCTCGCTACTGCCGGACTTTTCTGTGCGCTGGTTGGCTGCGAAAAGGCAACCGATGATGCCACCATGGCTCCTGCAAACAGTAGCACCAGCGACGTTAGACGGGCAGAGCTGCCTTTTCGCTTTTACGCTCTGGCGGGCGGCCACCAGCTAGACGCGTTCGAAGGTTCGGCGCCCGAACGGCCGATAAACTCGGTGGTTATCTCGGGCCTACAGAACGGCGAGGCCATCTTGGCCATCGACTTCCGCCCCGCCACCGGGCAGCTATACGGGTTAGGCAGTAGCAGCCGGCTTTATGTGATAAATCCGCAAACCGGTGCCGCCCGCGCCATTGGCACCCAGGCCTTTACGCCGGCGCTTTCCGGCTCGGTGGCCGGCTTCGATTTTAACCCCACCGTCGACCGTATTCGGGTAGTGACCGAGGCCGGGCAGAACCTGCGTCTGAACCCCGAAACTGGTACCGTGGCCGCCATTGATGGCACTATTAACGGGGTGAGCGGAGCAATGCTGGCTGGAGCTGCCTACACCAACAACGTAGCCGGCGCCACCACTACCACCCTCTACGACATTGATATTGCCACCCAAAAGCTCTACAAGCAGCTGCCGCCCAACGATGGCACTCTGGTAGAAGTAGGCGACCTGAAGATCAAGGTAATCGGCAACGGCGGCTTCGATATAGTACCCGGCTCCGACTTGGCCCTAGGCCTGTTTGAAGTCAACAAGAAGCCTACCCTCTTCCAAGTAGACCTGACCACGGGTGCGGCCCGCATCCTGGCCAAATACGACAAGGACGAGCAGTATACGGGCCTCGCCATTCAGACCCAGCCAGTGGCCTACGCCGTGAATGCCGCCAATCAGCTCCTGATTTTTAACCCTACCGCTCCCGGCACATCTGTTGCCAAACCCATAACGGGCCTAGGGAGCGGCGAAACTGTAGTGGGGCTTGATTTCCGGCCCGTGAACGGGCAGCTGTATGCCGTGAGCAGCAACAGCCGTTTGTTTACGCTGAACGCTTCTTCGGGCGCGGCTGCGCTGGTGGCTACGCTTAGCATGCCACTGGCGGGCACTTCCTTCGGGGTCGATTTTAACCCGGTGGTTGACCGCATTCGGGTGGTGAGCAACACGGGCCAGAACCTGCGCATCAACCCCGCCGATGGGGTAGCCATCAAAGACGGCAACCTCAACCCCGGCATGCCCGCGGTTACGGGAGCGGCCTACGCCAACAATGTAGCCGGCACCGCCACCACTACGCTTTATGATATTGATGTAGCCAGCGACAAGCTGTTTCGGCAGATGCCGCCCAACGACGGCACCTTGTTAGAAGTAGGCGCGCTGGGCGTGAATGCGGAAGCCTCGACCGGCTTCGATATTGGGGGCACCAGCAACCAAGCATATGCTCTGCTGAACGTAGCCGGCCAGACTGGGCTCTACCGCATCAATACTACCACGGGGCGGGCCGAGCGTGTGGGCGACTTCTCCGGGCCCGTTTCCGGGTTCACCATTGGCCTAGGGTTCTAGGAATGTAGCCGTTCGTGCTTTATTGCGCTTCTAACACCAACATGCTTTGGATCCAAAAAGGCCCCGCCACTATGTGTGGCGGGGCCTTTTTTATGGGTATGCGGGCATTGCGTGTATGGGCAACCAGCTCGGATAGACGTGTGCACCTGCTTCATGGCCCCGTACGGAACTCTCGTTTCTGCTGCTGTAGTGCCCGCTAGGATGCTCCCGCAGCAAAGCTTATTTGCTACTTAGGACGGGTTGCGGGGCTTTGCCGAGCACTTTGCGTTTAAGCCAAGCGCGCACAGGCTCATCGTAGAGTTTGAGGGAGGCGTAGGCCAGTAGCAGGATAAACCCAAAGAGGCCTAGCGCTACAGGCAGCGCTTGCCCCGGTGTGGGCTTCTTCTGGATAACCCAATCGGTGTAGAGGTTGATGAACGGATAGTGCGTGACGTAGATGGGGTACGATATGGCCCCAAGAAACTTGCAGCCCCGCGCCCAGGTGCCGCTTACCTGCCCGCCAGCACCGGCGGCTACTATCAGCGGAAATGCCAGCACAATGCAGGCCGCCTCATAGAGGCCATTGAGGGGAAAGTAGGGCAGACAAAACAGCACCGCCAAGGCCAAAGAACACAACGGAAACGCATAAGGCAGCCGCACCAGCCGGCCCGCCCGAAACAGCAAGAGCCCCGCAAAAAACGGATACAGCATCCGGATGGGTGCAATCCAGAGGGTTTTGTGGGCCCAGCCCGTAGCAATATTGCCCTGGTCTATAGCTACCCAGGCCAGGGCTACGCCACTCAGAACAACCAGCAACCAGAGCCCGCGCTGGGGCAGCCGGCGGCCCACCACGGCGTAAAGGATGTTGGCTACGTACTCCTGCAGCAACGACCACAGCGGCCCATTCAGGGCGTGGGTTTCGTCCCAACCGCGCACATCGGGGGCGGGCAGCAGCGTGAACGTGATGAGCATTACGCCCAACAGCTTCAGGGCGCTTATGCCTTGTGCACCCGCCGGAGCGTAGGGGTCAAGCCAGAAGCACAACCCTCCGAGCAGCACACTCAGCAGAATAAGCGGATGCAGCCGCACCACCCTGATTTTGAGAAACTCCCACGGCGTCATGCGCCCCCATCGGTCGTCGTAGGCATAGCCCACCACAAACCCTGATAGCAGAAAGAAAAAATCTACGGCCAGGTAGCCGTGGTGGATGGGGTGCTGGGCATAGTTAGGAAAATGTACCTCCAGCACGTGAAAAATGACCACAAGAACTGCGGCCACGCCCCGCAGGCCGTCGAGGATAGGGTAGTGAGGTTTCATAGGCAGCGGGAAGGTGCAAAAAAGCCGCGTACCCATTCCGGTGGGCTGATTAGTTGCGCAGAGTTGCAGGTAGCAGAACCAGCCCCCGCGTCTGACTTTAAGGTGGTTTTATCAGGTCCCACTGCCTGCTACTCGCTGCTTATAGTGGCCTAGAGCGTACCCCTACTGAGCAGCGCGCGAGAGCACAGCCACCGGCACGCTGCCCGAGAGCAGAGTTAGCTGGTTATCGGCGCTGAGTTGGAAGGTGAGGCCGGGCGTGTTGAGCACCGTCAGGACCTGTTGCTCTACGTTGGGACCCACGCAGGCCATGCGGGTGGAGGCCACCTGCCCGAAGCTGAGCGCGTTGCCGGTGGCCGTGTAGCTACCCATGAGGCGGTTGCAGCTGGTAAAGCCCGAAATCCGGCCAGTAGCTGTCTCGAAAATCAGCTGGGCGGGGCGACTGGCATCGGAGGTGGGCACGGCCGTACCGTTGAGCGCCGTGAACGTCCAGGTGCCGTTGAGCTGGGCCGGGTCGGAGGTGGTGGCAGGAGCGCTGGCACTGGTATCGGGGGCCGTAGTGGCAGCGGCTTCGGTGGTTTTCTGGCTGCAGCTACTCAGGGCCACGCCCAGGCTCAGGGCAACTAAAAGGCTCAAACGAATCATAAGCACGCAGATGTATGGAGTGATAGATATCTAAACTCAACTGTATTTCTGAAACTAAGTTACATCCGCAATGCGGTGCCTCGCTGAAACAGGCTGCGCTGCGGCATGGTGATATGGGCTGTAGCTATTTTCTCATAAACCGCAAAAAGAGTGGCCTAGGCCACTCTTTTTACTGGTAGGAGCGCAGTAGGCCACTACGTAAGCCAGCGGTATTTTAGGTAATAACATGCTCCTGCTCCACGGGCATGATGTTCTGGTTTACCCGAAACAGGTTGTTGGGGTCGTATTGGGCTTTGATGTGGGCCAGGCGGCTGTAGTTGAGGCCGTAGGTGGCGCGTACCCGCTCGTTGCCTTCGTCCATCATGAAGTTTACATAGGCGCCCCCGGCCGAGTAGGGGTGCAGGGCTTCCCAGTAGGTTTTGGCCCAGGCCGTGATTTTCTCTTCATTGGCCGCATCGGGGTCTACGCCTACAATTACCATGGCAAACTGGGCGTCGCGGTAGTTCCAGGCGGTTTCTTTGCGGCCGATGCGGGAGGCAGCCCCATTGATGGGGTACAGGTGCATGCTGGAATGCATGGTGGGCAGCAGGGCCGCAAACCGCTCGTGCTGGGTAATGGCCTCATCGGAAAGCTCATTCACGAAATCGGCCTTCCAGTACCACTGCAAACCCGGCGGATATAGCCCATCGAACATGCTTTGCATGGCGGGGATGGGCAAGGGGCCTACCAAATCCAGCGCGGGGGTTTTGAAGGCGCGTATGCCGCGGAAAGCCGCTTCCGTTTCGGCCTCCGGGCCATTGTAGCACCACACAATGCCGCACATTTTGCGCAGGTGCAGGTGCTCCGGGAACGGCGGACCGGGCGGCACCGTCAGGAAAGCAAAGAAGCCGCTGATGTTTTCGGGGGCAGTACGCATGAAGTTCTCGAACCAGCGCAGCAGGTTGCCGGCTTCTTCCAGGGGCCAGAGCATGGGGCCGCCCTGCACCATGTTGGCGGCATGCACCCGAAACAGGAAGGAAGTAACCACCCCAAAATTTCCGCCGCCACCCCGCAGCGCCCAGAACAAATCGGGGTTTTGGGTAGCCGAGGCCTTCACGAAGCGGCCATCGGCCAGCACCACATCGGCTTCCAGCAGGCTATCAATGGTGAGGCCATATTGGCGGGTGAGGTAGCCCAGGCCACCGCCCAGCGTAAGGCCGGCCACGCCGGTAGTGGAGATAATGCCGCCGGGCAAAGCCAGCCCGAAGGCGTGCGTGGCGTGGTCTACATCGCCTAGGGTACAGCCGCCTTCCACCAGCACAGTGCGCGCCTCGGGGTCTACATGAATGCCGCGCATCAAACTCAAGTCGATGACCATGCCGTTGTCGCACATGCCCATGCCGGCCCCGCTGTGCCCCCCACCCCGGATGGCCACCAGCAGCTGCTCTTTCCGGGCAAATTTGACGGCCGCTATTACGTCGGCCACATCGGCGCAACGCACGATAAAGGCGGGGTGCTTATCAATCATGCCGTTGTACACATGGCGGGCTTCTTCGTAGGCCACATCGCCGGGCATAATCAGCTGCCCGCGCAAACTTAGGGGCAGCTGTGTACTGATTTCTTCCGCTAACATACCAAATCGGAAAAAATGATAAAGGGGCCGAAACGGCCAGCGAGCAGGCCTACCGCAGGGCAGGCATCGGGGGGCACTGGCGCATGCGCAACCAGACCAAATTGCATATGGTAATTTACTAATAAATCTTATGCCTTTAGCGAGGACAACTCGAAATCCTTCCGTCACCCAGCTCGTCATTACCCCAAGCCGCTGGTGGTAGCTCACTGGTCTACAACAAAAAACCCCACCACATCTGGCAGGGCTTTTTGGTGCAGGAGTGGCCTAGGCCACCTGTGCTGGCGGCGTTAGAAGCCGCTCACGTTCAGACGGCCACCGGTTACGCATTTACCTGATAGCGAAGACGTAGGGGTGGCACTATTGAGGATAGCGGCTTTGATGGTGGCAGCTGAGGAGCCCGGATGACTGGCCGCGTATAGCGCTGCAGCGCCCGTAACGTGGGGCGTAGCCATGGAAGTACCGCTGTACGACTCATAGATGCTGAAAGCCGTGCTCGACCAAATGCCGGAGCCGGGAGCCCCGATATCGACGGTAGTAGCGCCGTAGTTGGAGAAGCTGGACCTAGCGCCTGTGGAGGTAATGGCCGCTACGGCAATTACGTTGGCTTGCGGCAGATTGGAGGGGTAGCTGGCCGTAGCATCGTTGTTATCCCCTACGCCGTCGCTGCCACCGTTGCCGGCCGCGGCTATGAACAGGATGTCGGCGATGTTAGCCCGCGTTACGGCATCAGACAGCGCCTGCGAAAAGCCCCCGCCACCCCAAGAGTTGTTGCTGGCTACAATGTTCAGACTGTGACGCGTTTTCAGGTCGTTGAGATAATCTACGGCTTTCACGGCGTTAGCGGTGGTGCCACCGCGGCGGCCCAGGAACTTCGTGGAAATGATGGTGACGCTCCAGTTCATACCGGCTACGCCCTGGCCGTTATTGGCTTTGGCGCCAATCGTGCCCGATACGTGCGTGCCGTGGTCGTCGAGGCTGCCGCGGCTGCCACCGTCGTAGATGGTGTTGTCGTTGCCATCGAAGTCCCAACCATGGATGTCGTCGATGTAGCCGTTGCCGTCGTTGTCTATACCATCGGCCTTATCATAAGGATTGGTCCAGATCTGGCCAGCTAGGTCAGGATGTTCGAACTGAATGCCTTCGTCGATAATGCCTACGAACACACCGGCTGAGCCCGTATGATTAGCGGCCCAGGCCGTAGAGGCTTGGCTGCCATACGCATTCTTGGCATCGAGCCCCCACAGCGAGCCATTTGTGAAATAGGGGTCAGCGGAAACGACGCTGTGCGTGTAGAGGTAGTTAGGCTCGGCGTATTCTACCTCTAGGCCACCGCGCATTTTGCCAATGGCCTCCAAAGCGGTTAAGGGTGTGCGCACCACCAAAAGGCCTTCCTTCTCGCCGGCCCGCTGCATGGCTTTGGTCAGGATTTTCTCCGATACTTTGCCGCTGATATGAGCCAGCGCGTTGCTTTTAGCCGTTTCCGATGCGCCGGCCTTGAACTTCACCAGAAGCTCGTTGGCCACATAGTCCTTGCCCGGCTCGCCAGCAGCATTAGCCGACTGAGTTTGCGCGAGGCTATCCGACGCGGAAGAATCAAAGTTGCTTTCGCAGCTGCCTAAGGCAAATGCTGAAACAAGCCCAGCGGCCAACCAGGAAGTGCGCGTGATGGATGGGTGGAGTAATTTCATGAGTTTGTAGAAAGGTTGTGGAAGGAAGAGAGATGAATTTCCAGCTAACTAGCTGCTGAACAGTTGCTACAGAGCAAGCCATTTTCCAACTGGGCTATGAAGCCAGGCAATGAACATCTGTAAGTTTACAAGATTTTATTGTCTATTGCCAGGAATATTTAGCCCAATTTGTGACATGCCTTTTGCGGAATATTGCTGGCTTCTGAGCCGCCCTTGGCCGCCCCAGGAGTGGCTTAGGAGTGGCCTAGCCCGGCCCGGCAGCAGACCATACCTGCACCAGCCGCCCGGGTAGCTCTCTAGGCCACCTCACCCAGACTTGGTTTTTATAAAGCCGCCCGTAGGCGTTGCAGGCACTGCCTTCCTTTGTTTGCCTCTGCCAAATGCTCCAGAAAAAGCTCAACTATACTCATCCGCCACTGCCCTTGCACACGTATCTTGCACTCTCGCTCGGCGCCCGTTTCTCACCCCGTCGGCATGTTAGGCTTATGCTAGTGCCTGGAGGGTGAGCCACGCAATTCCATTTCATGCATCATATCGTGTACATGAGCCGGGCCGTGCGCCCGTTGTCCGACCAGGACTTGCAACAACTGCTGGCCCAGTGCCGTCACGACAATGCCCTGCACCACGTAACGGGCGTGCTGTTTTATAGCCACGGTAATATCGCGCAGCTGATTGAGGGCGACCCGGCTATTCTGGGGCCGCTGTATGAAAAAATTGCCCAGGATGGACGCCACTCCAACGTCCGGCAGCTCATCAACCGGCCCATTACCCGCCGCAGCTTTCCCCACTGGTCAATGGCGTTTCATCCGCTCGAAACCGAGGGATTCTCGTCGCTGGAAGGATTTTTTCTGCCCAACCAGGTGCCGCCCACTCCCGAAACGCTCACCATTGCCGATGCCATGCTGGTAGACCTGGTACGTCAGGCCGTATTCGGGGCAGATGTGGCACCGGCGGCCGTGCCCGCCTAGGCCACTTTTTTGCGCCAGTGCCTACTTTTGCGGCACCTCTCCATCCTTTCTTACCTCATGCACGAACATCAGCTTCAGAGTATTCTCCGGCATATGCCTGCTGGCATTGTTACCCTCTTGGGGCCGGAACTGCGCTATGGGTTCGTGAATGAGGCCATGCAAGCCCTGTTGGGCGGCGATACGCCCGAGGGCCAATCATTGGCTGAGCACCCAGGAGTGCTGGCCGCCGATTTGCTGGAGGTGATGCAGCAGGTGTACCGCTCGGGCAGGCCCTATGTAGCTAAAGCCTACCCATTGGCTTATCCTGAGCCCGATGGCAGCGTCCTGTCCCGTTACTACGACTTGGCCCTGGAGCCCCTCACCGACGAGCAGGATCAGCCGCAGGGCTTGCTGTTGTTTGCCGTGGATGTTACGGCGCAGGAAGAGGCCCGCCAACGCGCCCACGAGCTGGCCCTGGAAACCCGCCGCCTCGATGCCCGCTTACGGGTACTCACGGAAACGGCTCCGCAGATTATTTTTACCGTTGATGCGGCCGGCGCCTACGAGTACGTAAGCCCCCAGTGGTACTACTTTACGGGGCAGCCCCCTACCGCCGACCTCAACGCCATCTGGCCGCTGCTCATCCACCCCGAAGACCGACTGCGGGTGCTCTACCAGGCCGACTCTGCCCGGGCCGCCGGCGTGGGCTGGAGCTTCGAATACCGTATGCGCCGCCACGATGGACAATACCGCTGGGTGCTGAGCCGCGCGCTGCCGGAGCTGCACGCCCCCGATAAACCCGTGTTCTGGCACGGAGCCGTTACGGAGGTGCATGACCAGCGCGAGCTGGCCGAAGTTCTGCGCCGCGGCGAAGCCGAGCTTCGCTTTCTGGCCGACAGCATTCTGCAGCTGATCTGGACGGCCACGGCCGAAGGGTTTATCGATTATTACAACCAGCACACGGCCGAGTACACGGGCCTTACTTCCGATGAGCTGGGCCCTACAGGCTGGATTGCTCTGCTTGACTCCACGGAGCAGGCCGCCGCCGCCCGGCGTTGGGTGCAGTGCGTGGCCTCCGGCGAAGACTACGAGGGCCTGTACCGCATGCGCCGCCACGATGGGCAGTACCGCTGGCACATCATTCGGGCGCGGCGCCTGGCCGACTCCAGGGGGCTGCGCTGGTTTGGGGCCTGCACCGATGTTGACGACCAGCACCGCCTGCGTGAGGTACTCCAGACCCAGTACGACGAGCTGGCCCGCACCAACCGCGACCTGGACACCTTTGTGTACACCGCCTCCCACGATCTGAAGCAGCCGCTGTTTAATCTGCGCGGGCTGTTTGAGGAATTGCGCCGCGCCGCCACCTTCCACGACCCCGAGCGGGAGGTGCTGCTGGAGATGGTAGACGAAGCCTTGCGCCAACTGGACGGCACGTTGCAGGAGCTGGCCGCTACCGTGCAAGATCAGCGCGAACTGGCCGCCCCTACGGAGGAGCTGGACCTGCGCAGTGTGGCCGAGGAGGTACTATTGGGAATGCGCCTGCAGGTGCAGGAAGCGGGTGCTACCTTCCAGCTGAACGTAACGCAGGCCCCCACGCTGGTGTATGGCCGCGCCAATCTGCGCAGCGTGCTGCACAATCTGCTCACGAATGCCCTGAAGTTTGCCCACCCCGAGCGGCTGCTTGAGGTGCACATCACCAGCACGCTTTCGGAGAGCGGGCAGCCGCAGTTGTGGGTGCAGGACAATGGCCTAGGCATGGCTGTAGGCCATGAAACAGCTCCCACGTTCCACCCCTTCGAGCGGCAGCACCCGCACATTGCCGGGGCCGGCGTAGGACTCTATCTGGTGCAGCGCATTATTGATACCCGCGGGGGGCATCTGGAAGTGAAGAGCACCGTAGGCCAGGGTACCACCTTCATCATCCACTGGTTCGAGTAAGGAGCCGCTAGCGGGCGCTCAGCCGGGAGGAGTACCTGCGTTTGCTGCCTTTCTGAGGTGCACGCTGGGGCGCGGCCGGAGCAGCAGGTGCGGTAAAGACCACGGGCATCTCACAGACCACCGTTACGGCCCGGCCTTCCAGCCGCCCCGGCACCCAGGTAGAGGGTATCAGCTTTACAACGCGCAAGGCCTCCGCATCGCAGCCGCCCCCGAGCTTCTTGACTATCTTGTAGTTGGAGGTTTTGCCTTCGCTGTCAATCAGAAATGCAATCCAGGCCGTGCCGCCGATTCGACTTTTCTGGGCCTGCGGCGGATAGTGCAGGTTCTGCCGAACCACGCGCTGCATGGCCTCTAGGCCACCTATGTACATGGGTTTCTTCTCTAGCTGCAGCGTATCGCGGCAGTCATCTTCTTCACTCCAGAGCTTAAACACGCGCCGGTCGTGGGCGGGCGGGCGGCTGAACAGTACCTGCTGATAGGTATAGTCGTAGTTCTGCTCCAGCGTGCCCTCGGGCGTGTAGAACTCCCACATGCCCACTTTCTGATCCTGATAGTAGGTGCCTCGCTCCCGGATGGTTTCACCGTCGGCGTAATACTCCGTCCAGGTGCTGTCCTTCTGGCCGTTGGTGTAATGGCCGCTGGTGAGAAGCTGGTTCTTCTTGCCTATGTACTTCTGGTAGGGTCCCTGTTTCTTGGTTTTGTCAGCAGAAAGCACCGAGTAGGCCTCCTTGAAAACGGGGTTCTGGCTTACCACTACTACCTTTTTCAGCGCTTGCCCAAAACTAGCCTGTGGCGCACTCAGTAGAAGGAAACTCAGGAAGAACCAAACAAAAAATTGATAGAATTTTACCATAAACAAGCACCCCAACGGCCCTCAAGCACACAAAACAAACGAAACACGCTTCCGCCGGAGTTGAAGGCAGACCTACCAACGGATTTGGCTAAATATAAAAAATCAAAGCCATACGCCTCGCAAACCAGGCAGGTTATTTCTTGCTGGCCGCCCATAGCACACAGGCCGAGGCCTGTTTATGTGGCCTAGGCGCTGCTTTCTGAGATGAGTGGTTTGCAAAAGGATACCGTGGCGTAACACGGCCCAGAGGTTACTTCAGTACCTGGGCATCATACACAATCTGGCCGCCTACCAGCGTGAGCAAACTGGTGGTTTTGGGCAGCTCAGGTGGCGGCAGCTTAAAGATATCCTGCGACAAAACCGCCAAGTCGGCAAGCTTGCCTACGGCCAGGGCACCTTTATCCTGCTCCGCAAATTCGGCGTAGGCCGAGCCTGCCGTGTAGGCCTGCACCGCCTGCTGCCCTGTAATGGCTTCGGCAGGGTTGGCGGGGTCGATGATGGCGGCCATAATATTTAGAAACGG
Proteins encoded in this region:
- a CDS encoding DUF4394 domain-containing protein, with the protein product MKNKLYFGQLLATAGLFCALVGCEKATDDATMAPANSSTSDVRRAELPFRFYALAGGHQLDAFEGSAPERPINSVVISGLQNGEAILAIDFRPATGQLYGLGSSSRLYVINPQTGAARAIGTQAFTPALSGSVAGFDFNPTVDRIRVVTEAGQNLRLNPETGTVAAIDGTINGVSGAMLAGAAYTNNVAGATTTTLYDIDIATQKLYKQLPPNDGTLVEVGDLKIKVIGNGGFDIVPGSDLALGLFEVNKKPTLFQVDLTTGAARILAKYDKDEQYTGLAIQTQPVAYAVNAANQLLIFNPTAPGTSVAKPITGLGSGETVVGLDFRPVNGQLYAVSSNSRLFTLNASSGAAALVATLSMPLAGTSFGVDFNPVVDRIRVVSNTGQNLRINPADGVAIKDGNLNPGMPAVTGAAYANNVAGTATTTLYDIDVASDKLFRQMPPNDGTLLEVGALGVNAEASTGFDIGGTSNQAYALLNVAGQTGLYRINTTTGRAERVGDFSGPVSGFTIGLGF
- a CDS encoding acyltransferase family protein, which encodes MKPHYPILDGLRGVAAVLVVIFHVLEVHFPNYAQHPIHHGYLAVDFFFLLSGFVVGYAYDDRWGRMTPWEFLKIRVVRLHPLILLSVLLGGLCFWLDPYAPAGAQGISALKLLGVMLITFTLLPAPDVRGWDETHALNGPLWSLLQEYVANILYAVVGRRLPQRGLWLLVVLSGVALAWVAIDQGNIATGWAHKTLWIAPIRMLYPFFAGLLLFRAGRLVRLPYAFPLCSLALAVLFCLPYFPLNGLYEAACIVLAFPLIVAAGAGGQVSGTWARGCKFLGAISYPIYVTHYPFINLYTDWVIQKKPTPGQALPVALGLFGFILLLAYASLKLYDEPVRAWLKRKVLGKAPQPVLSSK
- a CDS encoding META domain-containing protein, whose protein sequence is MIRLSLLVALSLGVALSSCSQKTTEAAATTAPDTSASAPATTSDPAQLNGTWTFTALNGTAVPTSDASRPAQLIFETATGRISGFTSCNRLMGSYTATGNALSFGQVASTRMACVGPNVEQQVLTVLNTPGLTFQLSADNQLTLLSGSVPVAVLSRAAQ
- a CDS encoding FAD-binding oxidoreductase, coding for MLAEEISTQLPLSLRGQLIMPGDVAYEEARHVYNGMIDKHPAFIVRCADVADVIAAVKFARKEQLLVAIRGGGHSGAGMGMCDNGMVIDLSLMRGIHVDPEARTVLVEGGCTLGDVDHATHAFGLALPGGIISTTGVAGLTLGGGLGYLTRQYGLTIDSLLEADVVLADGRFVKASATQNPDLFWALRGGGGNFGVVTSFLFRVHAANMVQGGPMLWPLEEAGNLLRWFENFMRTAPENISGFFAFLTVPPGPPFPEHLHLRKMCGIVWCYNGPEAETEAAFRGIRAFKTPALDLVGPLPIPAMQSMFDGLYPPGLQWYWKADFVNELSDEAITQHERFAALLPTMHSSMHLYPINGAASRIGRKETAWNYRDAQFAMVIVGVDPDAANEEKITAWAKTYWEALHPYSAGGAYVNFMMDEGNERVRATYGLNYSRLAHIKAQYDPNNLFRVNQNIMPVEQEHVIT
- a CDS encoding S8 family peptidase — protein: MKLLHPSITRTSWLAAGLVSAFALGSCESNFDSSASDSLAQTQSANAAGEPGKDYVANELLVKFKAGASETAKSNALAHISGKVSEKILTKAMQRAGEKEGLLVVRTPLTALEAIGKMRGGLEVEYAEPNYLYTHSVVSADPYFTNGSLWGLDAKNAYGSQASTAWAANHTGSAGVFVGIIDEGIQFEHPDLAGQIWTNPYDKADGIDNDGNGYIDDIHGWDFDGNDNTIYDGGSRGSLDDHGTHVSGTIGAKANNGQGVAGMNWSVTIISTKFLGRRGGTTANAVKAVDYLNDLKTRHSLNIVASNNSWGGGGFSQALSDAVTRANIADILFIAAAGNGGSDGVGDNNDATASYPSNLPQANVIAVAAITSTGARSSFSNYGATTVDIGAPGSGIWSSTAFSIYESYSGTSMATPHVTGAAALYAASHPGSSAATIKAAILNSATPTSSLSGKCVTGGRLNVSGF
- a CDS encoding BLUF domain-containing protein, coding for MHHIVYMSRAVRPLSDQDLQQLLAQCRHDNALHHVTGVLFYSHGNIAQLIEGDPAILGPLYEKIAQDGRHSNVRQLINRPITRRSFPHWSMAFHPLETEGFSSLEGFFLPNQVPPTPETLTIADAMLVDLVRQAVFGADVAPAAVPA
- a CDS encoding PAS domain-containing sensor histidine kinase, whose translation is MPAGIVTLLGPELRYGFVNEAMQALLGGDTPEGQSLAEHPGVLAADLLEVMQQVYRSGRPYVAKAYPLAYPEPDGSVLSRYYDLALEPLTDEQDQPQGLLLFAVDVTAQEEARQRAHELALETRRLDARLRVLTETAPQIIFTVDAAGAYEYVSPQWYYFTGQPPTADLNAIWPLLIHPEDRLRVLYQADSARAAGVGWSFEYRMRRHDGQYRWVLSRALPELHAPDKPVFWHGAVTEVHDQRELAEVLRRGEAELRFLADSILQLIWTATAEGFIDYYNQHTAEYTGLTSDELGPTGWIALLDSTEQAAAARRWVQCVASGEDYEGLYRMRRHDGQYRWHIIRARRLADSRGLRWFGACTDVDDQHRLREVLQTQYDELARTNRDLDTFVYTASHDLKQPLFNLRGLFEELRRAATFHDPEREVLLEMVDEALRQLDGTLQELAATVQDQRELAAPTEELDLRSVAEEVLLGMRLQVQEAGATFQLNVTQAPTLVYGRANLRSVLHNLLTNALKFAHPERLLEVHITSTLSESGQPQLWVQDNGLGMAVGHETAPTFHPFERQHPHIAGAGVGLYLVQRIIDTRGGHLEVKSTVGQGTTFIIHWFE
- a CDS encoding energy transducer TonB; the encoded protein is MVKFYQFFVWFFLSFLLLSAPQASFGQALKKVVVVSQNPVFKEAYSVLSADKTKKQGPYQKYIGKKNQLLTSGHYTNGQKDSTWTEYYADGETIRERGTYYQDQKVGMWEFYTPEGTLEQNYDYTYQQVLFSRPPAHDRRVFKLWSEEDDCRDTLQLEKKPMYIGGLEAMQRVVRQNLHYPPQAQKSRIGGTAWIAFLIDSEGKTSNYKIVKKLGGGCDAEALRVVKLIPSTWVPGRLEGRAVTVVCEMPVVFTAPAAPAAPQRAPQKGSKRRYSSRLSAR